From one Erinaceus europaeus chromosome 4, mEriEur2.1, whole genome shotgun sequence genomic stretch:
- the RING1 gene encoding E3 ubiquitin-protein ligase RING1, which translates to MTTPANAQNASKTWELSLYELHRTPQEAIMDGTEIAVSPRSLHSELMCPICLDMLKNTMTTKECLHRFCSDCIVTALRSGNKECPTCRKKLVSKRSLRPDPNFDALISKIYPSREEYEAHQDRVLIRLSRLHNQQALSSSIEEGLRMQAMHRAQRVRRPMPGSDQTNTMSGGEGEPGEGEGDGEDVSSDSAPDSAPGPAPKRPRPGGAGGSSVGTGVGGTGGVGGGAGSEDSGDRGGTLGGGTLGPPSPPGVPSPPEPGGEIELVFRPHPLLVEKGEYCQTRYVKTTGNATVDHLSKYLALRIALERRQQQETGETGGPGGGASDAGGPDAGGGEGGGAGGGDSPEEPALPSLEGVSEKQYTIYIAPGGGAFTTLNGSLTLELVNEKFWKVSRPLELCYAPTKDPK; encoded by the exons GAAGCCATTATGGATGGCACAGAGATTGCTGTTTCCCCTCGGTCGTTGCACTCAGAACTCATGTGCCCCATCTGCCTGGACATGCTGAAGAATACCATGACCACCAAGGAGTGCCTCCACAGATTTTGCTCTGACTGCATTGTCACAGCTCTGAGGAGTGG gaACAAGGAGTGCCCAACCTGCCGCAAGAAGCTGGTATCTAAGCGGTCTCTGAGGCCAGATCCCAACTTTGATGCCCTGATCTCTAAGATCTATCCTAGCCGGGAAGAATATGAGGCCCACCAAGATCGAGTGCTCATCCGACTCAGCCGCCTGCACAAccagcaggcactgagctccagcatcgAGGAGGGACTGCGCATGCAGGCCATGCACAG GGCCCAGCGAGTGAGGCGGCCGATGCCTGGTTCAGATCAGACCAACACGATGAGTGGGGGGGAAGGAGagcctggggagggagagggggatggaGAGGATGTAAGCTCAGATTCCGCCCCTGACTCTGCCCCAGGCCCTGCTCCCAAGCGACCCCGGccagggggtgcaggggggagCAGTGTAGGAACAGGAGTAGGTGGCactggtggggtgggtgggggtgctggTTCTGAAGACTCTGGTGACCGGGGAGGCACCCTGGGAGGGGGAACCCTGGGCCCTCCAAGCCCTCCAGGGGTTCCCAGTCCCCCAGAGCCTGGAGGAGAAATTGAGCTCGTGTTCCGGCCCCATCCCCTGCTCGTGGAAAAGGGAGAATACTGCCAGACTAG GTATGTGAAGACAACTGGGAATGCCACAGTGGACCATCTCTCCAAGTACCTGGCCCTACGCATTGCCCTTGAACGAAGGCAGCAgcaagagacaggagagaccgGAGGGCCTGGAGGAGGCGCCTCTGATGCTGGGGGACCTGatgcggggggtggggagggtggaggtGCTGGAGGAGGTGACAGTCCTGAGGAACCTGCCTTGCCCAGCCTGGAAGGTGTCAGTGAAAAGCAGTACACCATCTACATCGCTCCTGGGGGTGGAGCATTCACG ACACTGAATGGCTCACTGACCCTGGAGCTGGTGAATGAGAAGTTCTGGAAAGTGTCCCGGCCACTGGAACTCTGCTATGCCCCCACCAAGGATCCAAAGTGA